The Stenotrophomonas maltophilia genome segment GGCTCGGTGACGTTGCATTCGATCACCGGCTACGAGACCGCCGAATCGCTCAACCGTGGCGACATCGACGGCGGCTACGGTGCGGCCTTCCTCGGTGCCGGCAACTACGGCCCGGGCCTGATTCCATTCTCGTCGGAGTCGGCCGACGGCCTGCCGCACCACCGCCAGTGGACGCAGGAAGTGCGGATCGAGTCCAACGAGTGGGGTCGCTTCGACTGGCAGGCCGGCGTCTTCTACTTCGATGAAGACGTGACCATCAACAACTTCAACTACGACTCGCTGACCCCGGGCAATCCACAGACCGGCCACGTGGTGCAGAACCAGCGCAACAAGGCGTGGGCGGTGTTCGCCTCGGGTGACTTCGATGTCACCGACCGCTTCAAGCTGCGCGCCGGCGTGCGCTACACCCAGGACAAGAAGGACTTCAGCGCCAGCGTGTTGCAGGCCGTTCCGTTCGGCACCCCGGTCAGCGGCCCGTACCTGGCCAACACCGACGTCAACGACGTCAGCTGGGATGTCAGCGGCGTGTACAAGCTGACCGACGACATCAATGCCTACGCCCGTGTCGCCAAGGGCTTCCGCGCACCGTCGATCCAGGGCCGCCTGGCCTTCGCGCCGGGGCTGTCGCAGGCCGATTCGGAGAAGGTCATCTCGTATGAAGCCGGCATCAAGGCCGACCTGTTCGAACGTCGCGCACGCCTGGGCCTGAGCGTGTTCCGCTACAACGTCGACGGCCAGCAGCTGATCGCGGTGGGTGGCAGCAACAACACCGCCACCCTTCTCAACGCCGACAAGACCATTGGCCAGGGCGTGGAACTGGACCTGGAGGCCTACCTGGCCGACAACGTCCTGCTGACCTTCGGCAGCAGCTATAACGACACCGAGATCAAGGACAAGAACCTGGCGGTGGCGATCTGTGGCGGCGGCTGCACCATCACCGACCCGACCACGGTGATCAACGGCCAGACCTATGCGCTGGTGAACGGCAACCCGCTGCCGCAGGCGCCGAAGTGGATCCACAACGCGACCCTGCGCGTCGGCTTCCCGCTCAGCGATGGCAGCGAGCTGTACGCCTACACCGACTGGGCCTACCGCAGTGCGGTCAACTTCTTCATCTACGAGTCGCCGGAATTCCGCGGCCGTAGTTCGCTGGAAGGCGGCCTGCG includes the following:
- a CDS encoding TonB-dependent receptor — encoded protein: MSPTRTSRGRLPVARPIVAALSALLPLVAAAQETPAAKDPVALDALQVTAQRRVENAKDVPVALSAIQGEKLDVLGSAGDDIRFLAARVPSLNIESSYGRAFPRFYIRGLGNTDFDLNASQPVSLVYDDVVQESPLLKGFPLFDLANVEVLRGPQGTLFGRNTPAGVVKFDSARPSQDADGYVRVGYGSYNSWNVQGAYGGPLTDRWSARVSAIYQRRDDWVDNTRAGAPNSGFEGYDEAAGRVQFLYEGDDFEALFNLHKRKLNGTARLFRANIIRKGGNSLVENFDRDKVANDGVNFSDLETWGGSARLQWNLGSVTLHSITGYETAESLNRGDIDGGYGAAFLGAGNYGPGLIPFSSESADGLPHHRQWTQEVRIESNEWGRFDWQAGVFYFDEDVTINNFNYDSLTPGNPQTGHVVQNQRNKAWAVFASGDFDVTDRFKLRAGVRYTQDKKDFSASVLQAVPFGTPVSGPYLANTDVNDVSWDVSGVYKLTDDINAYARVAKGFRAPSIQGRLAFAPGLSQADSEKVISYEAGIKADLFERRARLGLSVFRYNVDGQQLIAVGGSNNTATLLNADKTIGQGVELDLEAYLADNVLLTFGSSYNDTEIKDKNLAVAICGGGCTITDPTTVINGQTYALVNGNPLPQAPKWIHNATLRVGFPLSDGSELYAYTDWAYRSAVNFFIYESPEFRGRSSLEGGLRLGYNWDYGQYDVAVFGRNLTNQTRVVGAIDFNNLTGFLNEPRTWGVEFTAKF